Part of the Montipora foliosa isolate CH-2021 chromosome 13, ASM3666993v2, whole genome shotgun sequence genome is shown below.
TacgagggggacattgggattttcggttttgcggttttggctattttttagatcggtttttcggtttttgtgccaaaagacttcggtttttcggttttggtgttcattgcggtttgcgggtttttcgttttttagcatctggttttcggttttcgtagaaaatacgagcggtttttcggttttcctATTTTATCCTATTTGGGTTCCGTTTtctcttagatttgagcggcaattgatctcgaatagagtgttatttatttaatgtttatttaacCACGTTGCAATTCATCGGCAATATAAAAATCATacgtacaattaaaaatttatagagAGACCTATGTAAaatacattaactatcttactcaatatcatgcaataaaagctaaagctgctttccatgaatgccgtgtttagaataatggcttagataacctctttaatcagtcgtttgaacTGATTGAGGGACACTGCTTTCtttagttctaatggcaaacgTTTCCACAAAACTGCGTCACTGTAGCTAAAGttgttttttgtagtagtttgtgcgcggttgcgAAAAATTaaccttattcacagagtctctcaaacaataaccagaatcgcgatggacaatttttgagcagagatactcaggtgctagtccctgtagggacttaaaAACCATTgctgctctttcaatttgcctttgagagactagggatttccatcttaagagATTAAATAAATTGGGGAAGGGGGGGcagactcccatataaaaaggggagggatgctcttcgtctcgcttaggggtgtcaatttcggattttggtcttatttagggtgttttgggcaaaacgcaatcatatgtagccgtgaaggtctcctttagggttgcgcgcaaaaaaatatcaaagtgtatatttacacttttatatttcttcacccaggtgaaagtattagatgataatgtctttgccatcagtaaaagtcgctgtattttttatttttctgtgttaTAGTATGGTCTTTTTAAGGGGTCAAAAaacgcctgggccacgcccagattggtctccttttggggtttaatgtaaaatttccgacgagcatccctcctctttttatggggggggggggggggggaaggggggcagTGAGGTTCAATATTCGACTCCTGTTTTAAGTAAGTATTTGTTTATTACCACACTTAACCTTTGAGCAAGTTCCTGCTGCCACGTAAAACAAGGGACAAACAGTACCGGTTAGCTTCCTTAGTGCAATCGCATGTTttagaccaagattaaacattccattcgaatCTCTAAACTGTCAGGTtttagttatcaaatagaaatgttcaattagagagtttcgattgaagtttccagagctatagctttttgcgattgcaaaataattttagagaggacttgtgtgcaaattctcctaagttaacttggctccattaccatctgctttacggaaaatgaggccacaaagtccgggctcgagagcggcagaaataaagcctatgattttagcaggtactaaaagatatgaagacattagacaagtccatgacattcagaaaCACTTTGATGAGATAAAGTGTTAatgtagtttgctctgtatgcccccccctccccccccccccgcccccgcCCCCAACTTGTCACGattgtatcggttttctgacggtGTCGTACGCGGTTTTCGGTTTGAccgaatttttttgcggttttgcggttttggatgaatttttcttcggttttgcggtttcttatacaccccaatgtccccctctttTACATGTGCACGCGAAAATGAGTTCCATAAACATCGTTACAAGTCGTTGTTACAAGACTCCGACTTGTAATTACAGGTGTAGAGCTACACCTGTAGAATTTGGTACGTGTACAATTCAATTACTAACTACCCAGTAACGGCTGTAACCCACGGGTGGCCCATTTCTAAGTACAAGCTACGTGTACCTGGTTGATAAAGCTATTCAatgataaatataaatatttagttaaagaaatatttatttttgtttcagtaacGATCCGTGTGGTTTTTgctgatttcctttttttttattcgaCTATCCACGTCACATCCGTCAGCCCGTAATCTTCGTTAGACCGTAATTCGTATTGTTTATTCTATCCTAGTTAGCCCGTAAGCATAAAACTTCCCCTAACCACAGCTAATGCTGTGATTTCAGTTAGAGATCACCCAGTGGATATTTCGAGAAGCCTAAGGAGCCTTAAATCAATGAAACGTTTAGTATCCCATCTTTTCCTCGTGGCAAGTGGAAGAGAGGGTGTGgatgcggcaggtacaaaacgcaggtcacaggtcacaggtcacaggtcattatttgacctatacagaaagtatcctaaacattcataaaagctaaccttaggcctaaaaacttttctttaggcctaattaggcctaacaTTAgcgtttatgaatgtttaggatacttttctttagccctaaggttagcttttatgaatgtttaggatacttcctgtataggtaaaacaatgacctgtgacctgtgacctgtgacctgcgttttgtacctgccggacCTGGATGAGATTAACTGACAACTGACAAATGACCAAACTTTTAACTGACAACTGACAAATAACCTAATAATTTCGTCCCCGGACCCCTTGTTTGTTATTGAATTAGCCAGAATTTATCCTCACCGTACCATCTCCGGATTTCAGTGTTCTGTCGCTTTTCCGCTTTTGTCGGTTGCTTTCTTTAGCTCGTTGTATTAGATGGCATCAAAAAGTGAAGTTGAATCGCCTGATTTCTCGCAGCCGTGGAAACTCAGTGATGTTGTCCTTGTTGTGGAAGAAGAAAGATTCCATGTTCATCGAGCAATGCTTGCATTTTGGTCGCCCGTGTTTGAGAAGATGTTTACATCAAAATTTCAAGAGAAGGATAAGAACGAAGTTCCTCTTCCAGGTAAAAAGGCGAGAGAAATAAGGCAAATACTTTTGCTGATATATCCCTCTCTAACAGAACGAGAAATAACGGAGGAGAACTGTTACTTCCTGCTTAAGCTCGCTCACGAATATCAAATGGCAGCCATTGTTACGAGATGCGAAGATTTCATGGCCAACAAGGTCAAAGTGAAAGCGAAAGAAAGCGCCCTCGCAGATTTGGTATTTGCACAGACTTACAAGCTAGAGAAGCTGAAACTCGCGAGCGTTACCCAAGCCTATTGCCTTAGTCTGGACGAGTTGAAAAATGACGAGATGTTTGATCAAATTCAGCCGAATAACCTTCAAGAAATCATGGAAGGGATTGTTAAGAGATTGCAAAGAGAGTTAGATGGAGCGCGAACACAGTCCCAAGAAAGGCAAGAAAAGATTGACCGGATGAGAGTGTCTAACCAGTCAGTAAAAACAAAGTGTCTAAGTGACGTAGGGCGGATCGCAGAAACCCTGGTAGGTCATGCTTCGTCGAAACAAAACTATTCTTATGTTTGCTGTAATGACACCGCAAGCTATCTCGCTGCTTTACAGATGGATACCAAACCACACAATTGCTCGAAGGGTTACAACAGTGTTTGCAGCGGTTTAAGTGTAGTTTCTACTTATCTGAGTTCAATTAAACAGCAACTGGAACAGTTCCTTCCATCGTGACATGACAATGGAATAGAATGCAAAATATACGGTCTAATGGGTAACATTGTGCGCGGTGatatttgtttgtattttgtgttttgattggaGAACTGGGTTTCAACTACCGCAGTACATTGTATAgcgtagcctgcgtagcaggcgTCTCCAAAAACTTACGCGAAGGGAACGAAACTGGGAGGGCGTGCGAAAAATAAAGAGCAGAGGGAGGGGGTGAGGCGAacgaaggaaacgcttgcaatCAATCCCAGACATTTTCCCGAACGCCCCCAACCATGCCGCGCTCCCTTgggtgctacacggccaacgtttgtataaacgtaactttTCAATGATAATTAACTTTGTTTTGACAAGTAGTGCCCAGCATGGGATAGAGTCCACTAAAAGCCTATTTACGCGTAAATAGGCTTCCTTTCAATTGTCGGGTCAGGTGGTGGTGTTGGCGGGATGACATGTTTCCTAAAAACGTACCTTGAATACGTCAAGATCTTGTTTTCTCTAATAGCAGCTTTTTGCTCCGGTTTTAGAACGATGTGAAGACCCCAATATCACCAATATCACTAAACTAAAATGTCAGTAATGTAAAATTGTaagaaagttgtttttttagCTCTAAATAGTGTATTATAAACAAAAATGTGCTGCGAGCTTTGAGTTTACCTGAATAACAtgttgttttgtattttgttgttttgcgtTTATAATAAACAtctaattagaaaaaaaaaatgaaagagtcCGTTTCTCCGGTAATGTGAAGCAGTTTttacctaatctcgtacccagatcttccacggtcatacggaagatttgtcacatttccagtgacagagtgagatcggAGTACGAGATTAGTTTTTACCTGCTCACGGTACAGCCATTCCCGCGCTATGAAAATACTCTGATGTTAATAGACAAACCTGAAAAACGTGTTCGCCAAGCGATGTCAAAAAGCCTGTTAACTTCCATAATGAATTCCATTAGAATGACAATACATAAAACCATTAGAAAGCGACACTTccgggaaaaaaataaatatcagGATGAGTCAACACTAAGCTAGATctcaaaacttttcttttttacttcatGAACAGGATTCATTGGTGAGCTCTTTAAACTCTTCACTATCTACACTCTGTTGAATTGGTTCATGCCACTACTGTACTTCATGGCTCTTCATGGGTGCTTTAGTGTTTCCATCTTCCTTGTTGGGCGATTCTAATCTTGCTCTCGTCATCAACCTTTCACATACCGAAAGTTTTAGCCTAAAGAAGCACGGGGATTTTAAAACTCTCTTATTTTCCTCTCCGGAGTTTTGCATTGCAGATTTCCTTTACAAGAGGAAAGGTCTTATTTCTCGGTAACTAGGgaatttgtttaaattaacGAACAGGATCAAATTCGGGATGGGTTCAAGCGCACATTTCTTCCGCTTAATTCGATTGgtcaaagaaagcaaaaagctTGCATTTTGCAAAGGTAATACAAGATGACATGCAGTCACCAAGTTAAGTGTTTTGCATTGGTTCTGCAGTAAGCCTGCGTCCCAACACTCTCCCTCTACCCTTCGCCTCCTGTGACCACTACAGTGAGGAGAGCGGCAGTACGAGGGGAGGAGGGAGGGGAGGACCAAAACCTGGCTCGGTCAGCCGAAATACAGTACTAaagaaatgtaatttctgacggttgagcGTGCGAATAAGACAGAAATTGATATTTATACGGCACGGGAACAGAAGGGTCTGGGTACGATTGGTGCAAGGCATGATGCCTGCTGCTGGTGCGAaaagaggggaaaccggagtacccggagaaaacatctcggtgcagagtagagaaccgacaaactcaacccacatatgacgccgagtttcggaatcgaacccggtccacattggtgggaggcgagtgctctcatccctgcaccccttaTTATTAAACTAACTTTAATTCCATCACCGTCTCTGAAGTAAGAGGATTTTAGTTACCTTTCCTTTACAGAAGAAACTTTGAGACATCCGTGAGGCCATAAATACATTTAAAACTTCAACCGTTTTACATATATCCTTATATTTACATCAAATGTCACTTAAAATTCAAATGCGAtaataacctcttactaactgagcgcgagggccgtactggggaatgttcaacagggagtttaagcaaagataacggctacggcaacgaaaacgtcagcccaaaatataacttaacgctttcgcaagtatttcgcgattattccgtcttgttcacctcgtacaatacaggcgaactatcccgTAACTgtatgggtacgaacggtttcaaaccagaaaatgactttttaattgttatattcttacgttgtcgtcaaaacctaaaatttggtgatttcacgttgttttgtggagtacggcagaaaaatgcacggaaattcgtgttgcacgtgcagcacgagtatttttccttttttaaccaataacattcttgcttcgtggcgttgccgtacccgtagccgtcgtctttgcttaaactccctattttgTCCCGGGTCGTGGCAGTACaaacctcgctgcgctcggtccgggcaaaaacgaccgagggccaatattcctcagtacggtcccgagcaaCTGAGGTTAGTAAATTGTTTACTATACGGCATCGTTTCTTTGCgcgatcggacacttctccgcttgAATTTTCGTAATCAACGTCTTCCATCAGCGCGGAACTTTCAACGGTAACGTTttagggcctggccaaacgtttaaacaacatcaaagattgtttggtgaccaaataTTGAAGTGATCAGCCAAACGGTTAAAAGCATGTTTgatctaactcagatcaaactccacaagcaaagaactatgggtcacaTATACGGCTGTCCAAACGAACAACACTCTGCCTATCAAACACGAGATCAAAACAAATGTTCtaagttgtttgatcgaatgtttgatgcccttcaaattttatcaaacacgacCAATCACGATAATACAGCAACAAACAAGGTGGTCAAACGGTAAAATCTTTggtcgccaaacatttccccgtttggccaggcccttacatgtaaaactaaattccactTGCTATAATTGTCCTTTTGTgacgaaaaaaatgaaattcgcCCTTTTtatttcgctcaacttgaatttcccgggagagGAAAAAAATCAGTACGGAAATGgactgtttccatggtaatgtccgtactgtaaaatcccgaccaaaaacCTGCCAATCAGCTTGCTCCTTTTAACCGGAGAaatacttgcacaaatcccataatacacctcttttacctctCAAAAATCTGCATGGGCATTGTTTTCTACTTCTCTTGGGGCAAATTGCAaatggttatgcaaacgtttgtgggataatagaggtgtattatgggattgtgcaagtagtgaattgatAACACAAAAACCACGTGATACGCAGCCAAACAAATTACGCAACATGGCCCATTCTTTGGATGGGAAACATCAACAACTTacttttggcgcgaaatttcagtattaatttataatttcacatgtgaaattacaatgctGACATAGGAACTTTGTagtttgtcacccatgatattaaacaattattggatgaggttgagcatgatatgaagtatcaaaaccgaggtctatGTTaactgccgaagccgaaggctgaggcagataacacagacaagAGGTTTTGAtgattcatgatatcatgcgaaaaccgaattcaataattgttttattatacatttttcacataattcatcctcagaaacagaagcgaagcgttcagccattttgtttctgaggagaacactccaaggggcttagtaaccaggcagacgttaaacttgacatgataaatgtaatatctgcagcagatattacatttatcatgtcaagttcacaagctattgtgaattgattgaatgctctcgaccaatcagatttttcatagtgagtctgatgtataataataatagctaatcaaatggtatactcgtgaaattagagaataatttcacttgccttttttccaaaatcaggctcgggaaattatttgattttggaccaaacgcgcgtgaaattattccctattTTCACTCaccaccatttgattacccatactaatcAAGCAATTAAATTTATCTGCAATCTGAATTTTCTTTCCGAAAAGTTAAAATATAGATATGTTCGCCAACACATATCCCTCTTTTTAGATTGTCTGTTTTTACGGTAgcgaaaacgaaacaaaacgtttcagaagcatgttttcgttttgttttcacaAGATATCTCTACCACGCAATTCTCTCGAAAACGATAAATATGATTGGGATGTGGTATTGCGCAAGGGACAATTTGAGGAACTGAAAATGGAACCGATTTTACGTCACCGTTggaatggaaatggaaatggaaaatcaTCGCTTTCAACATGTGTACGTGCATTccagatcgaattggaatttagcagtgtcggtttttgaggggaAGCcgcagtacccggagaaaaacctttcggagaaagaagagaaccaacaacaaacttcacccacatatgacgccgggggcccgtttctcgaaagtcccgaaaacctttcgggctctcgggcccgaaaaggcatttgtgaaactgtcaaccgcttgttctAGAGAACCgatgttttgatattttttcaaggtaacaaaaagcaaaatgactgtgaagtttggcgttttaaatcctctccgttcttgagatacagagggaattgtgacacccgaaaatggcccgtaaagtttcgggactttcgagaaacgggccccgggaccgagaatcgaacctgggctacactggtgggagacgagtgctcttaccactgcgccaccctGCTCCCCCAATTACCGCAGTACCCACTACTGAAACGACTTTTCATCGACCGTTCTCAAGTGGGACTATAATTGGAGACCCACTGACAAGGCATGTAATTAGGAACAAAAACGCATTAGAATGGGGATTGGGCCGTAATAGAGAATGGACCATCATAGTTGGCTAAGGACCACAAAATGACGCTTTGCGCGACACGGGTGTCTTGTATCTCCGTTTAATGTCCAGGATATTGAAACTTCTTCCGTTTGAATCAGCTGGTCGCTTCTGTGTAGACTATAAACGAAGTATGATCGTAAGCAAATGCAGTCGTTTTTGATTAGCCCTTAATTTTCTCGAACGGATCGTCAAAGTGGAGAAGAGTTTAAAAGACCAAACGGCGTCTCGAGCTTCATTTTACGAGCAGAATCTCGTGAAAACCTTGGTCAGACTGCATGGAAATTCATCTGTTACGTGCAAAGAAGTCTATTGTACTCCGAGATCAGACTGGATTTTCTGACAGTTTCCCATGAACGAGCTGCAAAGTGAAACCTAAAGTGTGGACAAAAAGCGTTCATTAATTAGAGTCATCAATAGTGAAAAATTCCGAGTGCTCCTTTTCAGGCTTAAAACCTTTCGACCTTCCGATTGTAATGAAAGGAATGGAATGGTAACCTCTGGTAAATATATGAAGAGATGTATTTATCAATGGTGCCTCAGAAACATCCACCACtggtgtccagaaatgcaagaaatGGGATGCACACCCAGGTTTGGCATCCAACcaaaagtgtccctttaagtctaagcatttgctacctatttccaacaataaggtaagagTAAAGGCTAGCGTTATTTTTTAGCTTAGGGCAATTTACCGTAAAAATGCAGTTGTTTATCCTTagttgaggagcagcatttgggggacactttgtgacttcaatagaccattttacagttgttgcTAGTACTGAAATTGCCTTAATAGGATCATTCTCGAAATTGGTGAAAGGTTAACCCCCTCCGGTAAATGAAATGAGGACGGAGATGTACTTTATCAATTCTCGGCAAAAAAccgagtgctcctttgtaggagtcgaacctacgaccttccgattggATGCTCTGCCACTGACATAGTGACACAGTATCCCAACAAGGAATccgaaggtcgtaggttcgccTTTTGTTCGGACAACTCGGACATTCTTCCGAGTATCCTGGAGCCTCTAATGATAAATTCACCGGGATTAATATTTACTACCTTCTTCgataatttgaaagaaattcatgtcattcatgtcaaaacaacattacaTTTTGAAATCATGTTCTACAAAAGAACGGGTTTCCCTGGGAAATGAGACAGAAAATGAGCTGATACGAAAACTTACCAGTTCCTTTCCGTCAACGAATGATGAGTGAGAAGATGTCGATGGGCTGAAAAGATCTGAAATTCAATATATAAAGGGGCCTTCAAAACAACATTAGTGTCACATGACAGAAACAATGagcaatttttaaaattcccGATACCAGAGCGTGTCCTTTGAagttattagggactttaagatctacgacggtgtcgtcgacaaaaacgtcacttcaaagtATAACTTTGCAGTATCGCAAGGTTTTCGCGATTAGCCCTTCTCGTTcatgtcgtacaatgtgggcgaagtatcctaaacataaATTGGTGCGTGAGCGGTTTCAgggtaaaaatagagaatgaaagattcacatttgtaagCTCGCGTTGTcgccaaaacctcaaatttggtgatttcatgtcgTCCTTGTGCAGAGTACCACAAAagtctgttgagttttggcgatggaaatactgcagggagtttggaaacaacacctaaggccgcgcgcggttgtgggatacggcgttacaatttttctccccagtcctccgaattacgtcaccagatcacctggtgaaaacgaaacgcagtatagaccctttgcataaatggcgcccaaatttgaatattaataacaatacttgatacatccttagcctcacattcacgagaaaaatcctttgtcttgaaacataaacacgaggctaaggatgtatcaagtattgttattcaaatttgggcgccatttatgcaaagggtctataaGCACGAGGAAATTTGCTGCGTCTGGCCAATTTTCTCGGACGGACACACTCCAAATACAAAGACcgtataattttattgtttttctcgGACGGACACACTCCAAATACAAAGACcgtataattttattgtttatcTCGGACGGACACACTCCAAATACAAAGACcgtataattttattgtttttctcgGACGGACACACTCCAAATACATAGACcgtataattttattgtttttctcgGACGGACACACTCCAAATACATAGACcgtataattttattgtttttctcgGACGGACCCACTCCAAATACAAAGACcgtataattttattgtttttctcgGACGGACCCTCTTCAAATACAAACATCGTGTAATTCAACCTAGTTCCCAGGAGAAAAGCCCAGTGAAAACagcttttattttataaaatgtcTGAGGGAGATTCACGCACATCAGTAAACAGAACTGACCTGATTCCTCAACGCCTGCAGAACCATCTCGAAGCTTGGGTTTCCATGATAAATCGGCGACTTGGTACATATTCCATTACCTTGTTGTCAAAAAACACTTGAGTTATTTGTTATAACGCGTACAAAAGCTTAACAATCAATCCAAATTGCGTTTTCTTGGCTTTTCATCAAATATTCTCTATCGAGacagatagagcgagtttcaatcgagtgtcgtaaaaccaaaaccaaagtaattactttggccaatcaaaaaggacgaagacaatccagtaaaccaatcaaaactcgaagtaattacacgtagccgacacaaagcgtgggaaaatgtgcacgcgcgaaaaaccaacaaaaccaacgcaattcgctaattactttcgacactcaattgaaaaccgctgtatGTCCAGAAACacaagtaattagatgcacgtcgATTCTTTGATAAGTAGCACAGTGTGCATTTCTGGAGATAAGTGTAACGGGAAAGAAAGGAATTGATGACaaacacaaaacaacaacaactttgtATGCGGGAGATGTGACAAATATAATTAGCAAAGacaactgatgatgatgatgatgtctcACTGTTcattgaataaattacaacgcGTGCAGAATGCTTGTGTGAGACTGATTTTCAGTGAACTAAAATTCTGTCACCAAACACCGCTAATTATGAAATTACATTGGGTGCCGGTTAGATTTCGAAATGATCATAACTTTTAAGATCTTtatgggggtgcagggatggcgcagagGTAAAAGCACGGggaaagcactcgcctcccaccaatgtggcccgggttcgattcccagactcggcgtcatatgtgggttgagtttgttggttctctactctgcactttaaaaaccaacatttcacttgatttgcgttcatcgttaatttcagtttacaatgtcctcaattagcgctccagcgctagaacgactagacacttaaataaagttcatttcctttctttcttttaggtTTAGCTCCTTCTTCTTTATCCTCTCTCCACGACATAACCTAAGGACTTCTACTTCGTCCTTGTTTGAGATCTAACGCAACATCtggggtcaatttaataaaaaagtTACACTTGTAGTGTACAAGTTGAACCCTTGTTTTTACATGTGCACGCGAAAATGCGTTCCATAAACATCGTTACAAGTCGTTATTACAAGACTCCGATAATAATTAGTGGTGTAGCGCTTCACCTGTAGAATTTGGTGCGTGTACAATTTAATAAAAGTTTACCAGGAGTCCGACTTGTATCTTTACAAACGTCCAACTTGTTTCTCTTTCGCTTTAAAACGTCAAATCTAAAGCTCCCTTACACATCACAAATGACGTCAACATGTGGAAGGCACAAGAACAAAATACACACAAGAGCAAATGTATTTATCGAGAGTAAATCGCCACTTAACACAGAATCTCAGTTTGGGTTGCAgtctacgtgtagccgtaccctgTCCCCGAAAGAACCTCCCGAGCCTGCCCCCTTTTTCTTTCGGGGGGAGGGTTCGGTTACACGTAGGCTATTTGGGTTGTTCTCTTACCTGAATGGGGTTGATAAAGGGGAAGTAGGTAGATATTCATGTCATCGTACGAAGTTGGAAGAGTCCTATAAGGCATCAAGCTGCTACTCAACAAAGAAATACCACCTGGAATGATGCAAAAACAGAGAGTATATCAATCGAAGTAGCATGGGTACAGGGTCCAGAAGAGTTCTATTGGATGATACATGGCAAATCTCACTATTTATGTGTGTCTGTCAAATGAAGTACCTACAAACGAGGCCTTTGAAGTGACACCGAGTACCCAATATTGCGGTTTCGTTCACCGTCTATTCACTGAGACCAAACATGCAGGCAATGGACCTAACACACAAAGTGATACTTTACTTGCAAGATTTTAATTATGATTCACGATTGGGTAGAACTCCTCTGGATCCTGTGTTAGGGATGGACGATTTACAATCCCAGGCCAATTACACTCCTTCTTCCTTAACAACTTGTACCTTTGCACCTCCCCTCCCTCTGCAATCAATGTTAACCCCAACTAAGCTCATCACACTCAACACCATGAACGTTTGGGCATTCAAGAGAGAATTGGGGGTGGGGAGGTTAAATAACCCATTTTCATCCTTAAGGCTTTGTtaactggcaaa
Proteins encoded:
- the LOC137983754 gene encoding BTB and MATH domain-containing protein 38-like produces the protein MASKSEVESPDFSQPWKLSDVVLVVEEERFHVHRAMLAFWSPVFEKMFTSKFQEKDKNEVPLPGKKAREIRQILLLIYPSLTEREITEENCYFLLKLAHEYQMAAIVTRCEDFMANKVKVKAKESALADLVFAQTYKLEKLKLASVTQAYCLSLDELKNDEMFDQIQPNNLQEIMEGIVKRLQRELDGARTQSQERQEKIDRMRVSNQSVKTKCLSDVGRIAETLVGHASSKQNYSYVCCNDTASYLAALQMDTKPHNCSKGYNSVCSGLSVVSTYLSSIKQQLEQFLPS